The Amblyomma americanum isolate KBUSLIRL-KWMA chromosome 2, ASM5285725v1, whole genome shotgun sequence genome contains the following window.
GTCAAACTAAACGTTTGGTATCCCACACTATATGCACCGCAATGCCCACACTATGGAGAAATAGCCTCTACTTATCACATGGTGGGGGCTTGCCAACTCAATCTTGCTATCGACCGTATGCTAAACACAGACCCGGGGCAATGGGCGGCCATTCTGCTCAGCAGGGACCCTGATCACCAGCGCGGGCTGGCACGCAGGGTCATCGCAGCCGCGCAAGCCAGTGGACTGCCGGAATAGGCGGCCCACCCAAAAGCCCTTGAATCTCCTTTCTTCGGcaataaagttttcctcctcccccATGTGGAAGACAACCTTCCACAGTTGACAGTGCATAGCTCGCTGCGGCCACGCTGAATCCTTCGACTGTCACTTTACTGCGGGTAACATCGGTAGGCAGAATTGTCCGTAGCGCGTAGCTATACATATATGGTCACACTTGTCTCGCTGAACGTGTGGACAGCAGCTTTACGTATAGAGTGTGTGTGAAAAATGAATTTCGGCACCTTATTGTCTGTCATTGCTccaccatgaactaatcacgcgcgcagcctgtacacatttcttattgtgcaaatagtttgcgtatactactactactactactactactactactactactactactactactactactactactactacttactacttactacttactactactactactactactactactactactactactactactactaactactactactactactactgtaaGGGATCTGTGGATACCCGCGGCTTGCTGGGAACCATCCCTCCTTTTGTTGCTGGCTCGGCGCCGCAACCCTGCAGCCTCCATTTGATCCTCCCCCGTCCCCCCTCGGCGCCAGGCGACGGCGGAGCGCGCTAAAAAAAGCGGTCGTCTTGGTGTCAAGCACCCGGGGCAGCGGCGGCCACGCGTTTTGTTCTTTCGCGCTAGACGTGCAAGGTGCAGTAAGTGCTGTTGCACTACACTCCACGCCGTCCTCTTCCCCCGTCCCCCTCGTCATGACAGACACCAGACGCGACGCGATGCGACTTTGCCACGAACGTCGTTTGGAAGGTTTAGAAAAATGGCAGTCTTGACAAGGAGGGGGCAATAAAAATTACGAATGGCCAGCGACGGCAGATTTGAGAACTCCACCGACTGGGTATCGATGAGGCGTTAGCTATCCGGTAGGCCGAGTGGAAGCTAAGCCGCCTTAGTGTTCCTGCGTAGGCTCACAAGAACACTAAGCCGCCTGGGAAACTCGGGACCGAGCTGGCAGTTGCTCACAGCGGCAGCGCCCCGCTGGAGCCCGATGACAGCTCTAATTGCGGGACGGCGCCAAGGCTGACGACGGGCATCCACGAAACCGATTGCTCGTGCTGGCACGattgtgtgtttgtttttgctcTTCTTTTTTCTGTGGGAGAGAGTgtttgcataataataataataataataacaataacaataatataataataataataataataataataataataataactggttttggggggaaaggaaatggcgcagtatctgtctcatatagtcgttggacacctgagccgcgccgtaagtgaagggacaaaggagaaagtgaaagaagaaaggaagaaagaggtgccgtaacggagggctccggaataattttaaccacctggggatctttaacgtgcactgacatcgcacagcgcagcGCACTATTGTGGCACGACTGTGTGTTTGTTCTTGGTTCTCTTTTTCTGCGGAAGAGTGTGTTTTGGTAATACTGAAAAAGCTGCCGGGCGCTGCCGGGCGCGGCAGGCTGCCAAGTCCACCAATGGTTGTGGCGCCTTCTGAGAAAATGTCCTTTTTTAATGAGTTTGATGTCCATTTTGTCTTCTATACTTTATGGAGAGGGTTATGCACCTTACGGAAATTGAAGGGCGGGCCATCCACCTGACTAGACAATCACGTTTATAATTTGACATGATTGGGTGGTACTGAATGTGGGCCGGGCATTTAGGTCTTTAAAACAGGGCCCCGGAGCCTGGGAAAAGCGTTCTAGGCTACGGTAATGTGTactgcatcttcggctatgccgaatAGGGGCCTCAATATGGGCCTCCCATAGTgctagccagttccacctttcgTTGTTTAACCTTTTTGCCGCTTTAAATTGTCTCTTGTGCATCAGTTTGTACAATGTAAATTTTTGTATATAAAACTTCAAGTCGTACTCCCTGAATCTCTGCATCCTATTTTTGTCGCAAGACAGTCTCTGACGGGGCATCCCTGGTGTGAAGAAAGCCTTCAGTCAGTCCAATCAACCAACCGTCTCTGGCGGTGGACACCCCTTGTGCAAAGAAGATAAAGAACCAAGTAGGCCAGCAGAGACCTACACTTTACTACTACCTTATTGTCTGGAACGAAAGTATCAAGCGGCATACTACGGCGCAAGGAAGGCAATACAATTATTTCGACTCACGGCACATGGAGTTGCCCAGCTTGGCCTCGTCGCTGTTGTCGCCGCAATTGttgacgttgtcgcagcggtagCCCTTGTATATGCAGCGGCCGCCGGACGCGCACTGGAACTCCTCCGGTCCGCAGGAGCCGTCTTGCGCTGCGGCCAGCCATTGGAAAAAttggttgctggggaaaggaaatggcgcagtatctgtctcacatatcggctgacacctgaacagcgccgtaagggaagggataaaggagggagtgaaagaagaaaggaagaagaggtgccgtagtggaggtctccggaataatttcgaccacctgggaatctttaacgtgcattgacatcgcacagcacacgggcgccttagcgtttttcctccataaaaacggaaccTGACGCCgagcactgacatggcacagcacacgggcgcccttgcgtttcgccttcatcgatacgcggccgccgcggtcgggtttgaactctgatactccggatcagtagctgagcgccctgaccactgagccaccgcggcgggtcattcaTGATCGTAATTTATCTGCATCGGCGCAAAAATACACCGCAAGGCACATGACTGATCGCAGGAGTGAAGTGATAGCTGCAAGCCTAATGTCGACAGGCGAGTGCATTGTTAAAAGACTACCCAGACGGCACGCATTTTCGACTGTGTAATCTACGCCAAATGCCTGCTCACCACTCTTTAAATTACATTCCACTCTTCtttagtaaaactttcgctttaaaagaaagaggtgccgcagtggaggaatttgaaaattggttgtcgggcaaaggaaatgccgcagtatctgtcacatctcggcggacacctgaaccgcgccgtaaaggaaggaactgagagaagaaagggagtagtggagggcttcagaataatttcggccacctggagatctttaacgcgcacttacatcgcacagcacacgggcgccttctgcgtttcgtctctatcgaaacgcggccgccgccgccgggtttaaacccgggaactgcgactcAATAGCCGAgtgctttaaccactgagccaccgtggcgggtaagcGTACCACTTTCCGTTTCTCTCGCGCTAAATTGTCTGCAATACGGCTCAGCAAAGTGCACAAACATCCCGTACATTTCAAAAAAtaacagcgaaagctgtaatgcACTCACACATGGGCAGGCCCGGCTCACATGACCCCGCAGAACACATGATCGAGAACACACATCCGCCGGCACTCCCGAACGTTCTATCTGGCCGGGAAGTGAAGGCGGTAATTTCTGGTCACAACATAATACGCATCCGGCGGCGCCTTTTGCCCTGCAGCCTGTTTAACTCATTGTGCTCTCGTTTGAATGAAATCGACCTACGCGTCCCCTTTCAATTCTTTTCTTCCTCGCAACCGCTTCCCTCTTTACTCCATTGTCTTCCCTGTCTGGTCCAGTATGGCGCACTGTGCTTAAAAAAAAATCGGGATATGAGCGACGCATTGTTGGAGGTTTGTAAATTAATTCCGCCCCCTGGGGTTGTCAAGGAGCCCGAACCGGCGTTGCACAGCACACATGAGTTTCTGCGTAACAACCCATAGAAATGCATCTACCGATGTCAGGATTCGGTTCCGTTCGGTTCGGTTCCGTGAGCCACATGGCTCAGCCCAACATGTGACGAAGAAAGCAGTGCGTTGGCGCGGCCACTCACATTCGGTGTAGCTGGTGGCGACCATGGCCAGGATGTGGTTGTCGAAGAATTGTGTCAGCGGAGTCTTGGAGAAGAGCTTCAGCTGCAGCGAGTGCGTCGTGGTGAAGTGGTGGTTGTCCTCTTTCGTGATCCACCCGCACCGCTCATCCTTGTCGGAGCCGAAGTTGAACTTGGTGATGACCTGCAAGCAGCGTCCAAAAGGTCAGCACTGGGTAGGCACCGGTGGCGCGCCATTTTGTGCACTTAATGCCAGGCCTGTGCTGGCTTGCTGCTtgccaacaaagaaaacagtCAGCAATTTTGTAATTAGACGAACGCGCTGAAACCGAAATGGCTTCAAAAACCGAAAGTATGGGTTAGAACGAGGAAGCTACTGCGACTGCGATTTTCACACAACCTGACTCTTCATCCACTCAGGAAAGGCAAAAAATGACTTTTGGGAGCCGGAACGTGACAGAGCCGGCCCGTCGACGTCATGTCCATTGCAAGCACTATGCATACGCCGACAAGGATATGACCGAGCGACGGCTTTGCATCGTCCTTCGCGCACATCGACCGTATTCACTGACCGAGATGTAGTCGATGCAGGACTCGTTGAGCACGCCCCTGCGCAGGTTCATCTCGACCACGGAGACGATGAGGCCCGAGCTGCCCGGCGCTGAGAACTCGAAGCTGCAGCCGTTCTCGCCCGTGGCGCGGAGGTCGCGCAGCTGCTTCGCCGTCAGGATGCCTGCCGACTGGGGCGCCGACGTGTCGTTCAGGCTCTGCTTATGGTccttgctgtcacagtggtcgtTCAGGGACACTGCGCAGTGACAGCGCAGAACATGGGAATAGTACTCAAAGCAATGCAAGGTTGTCCGTCGCGCTATCTTGCGCGCGAAGACGCATACCTATCTAGACACTCACCGATTTTGTACAGTTCCGGGTCGTTGGGAAAGATGGCGGCGTCTACAACGGTGACGGCCAGAACAGTTGCGGTGCACAACCACGCCAACATGTCTTCTCAGAACGCCAGGGAAACGGCAAGTGCGCGAGCAGGGCGTTACCTCGAGGTCACGGGGACGAGCGCGCGAGCGTATCATCCTCTTTCTTCTTGCCTGGAATCTTATGAGTGCCCCGTGCGTAATATAAATGAACGTTCCTGATcattttttaagcgatgtttattgcctcagggtataaaaactatgaaatgaaagatgagtaagatgcttaaataaatgaaaaaaagttgagctgatctgatgaaatcaagaagtgaacaatgatatggaccctgtgtccatgcaatatatcAATCCGGATTGCCCGGTGAgggtcccactgccgccaggtgccgaattctcgtcggcttcagcgccgggcagtcccacaacaggtggtggatatccgcctcacagtctctgttcttgcagactggacacccggggcggggatataaatctttgaaatgcggccactagCGTGTCACAgatggagttagggcaaccccgacccgtatcctccgaagggCAACCTCTTCTGCACGAGTAAGACCACaaggttaccgcacacggagggattagagcacgtgtgcggcgccggaggtgttcctttcttgttaaaaggagggtggtgtcatccagagggaggactcgaggcaaagacgaggttagggtcgaaaggcgggtcacagaatctgcgcggccctttttcccgccctcagtcagtacgacattgcaacattacaggcattgtgtactattatgcacattgtgacgttccttgtgtgtgctacgagggtccgcgt
Protein-coding sequences here:
- the LOC144121711 gene encoding uncharacterized protein LOC144121711 isoform X1 — protein: MLAWLCTATVLAVTVVDAAIFPNDPELYKIVSLNDHCDSKDHKQSLNDTSAPQSAGILTAKQLRDLRATGENGCSFEFSAPGSSGLIVSVVEMNLRRGVLNESCIDYISVITKFNFGSDKDERCGWITKEDNHHFTTTHSLQLKLFSKTPLTQFFDNHILAMVATSYTESQDGSCGPEEFQCASGGRCIYKGYRCDNVNNCGDNSDEAKLGNSMCLMPLSSLVLIILGLADLFVTWCIVLICCVRSALSKQKALQDDRWGAPAAPSGASTPEEAADESATEADEDDQEKGAGDAEESSSQKSQDEQPFKNPLANSIRGKEEDPAAPAAS
- the LOC144121711 gene encoding uncharacterized protein LOC144121711 isoform X2, giving the protein MLAWLCTATVLAVTVVDAAIFPNDPELYKIVSLNDHCDSKDHKQSLNDTSAPQSAGILTAKQLRDLRATGENGCSFEFSAPGSSGLIVSVVEMNLRRGVLNESCIDYISVITKFNFGSDKDERCGWITKEDNHHFTTTHSLQLKLFSKTPLTQFFDNHILAMVATSYTELMPLSSLVLIILGLADLFVTWCIVLICCVRSALSKQKALQDDRWGAPAAPSGASTPEEAADESATEADEDDQEKGAGDAEESSSQKSQDEQPFKNPLANSIRGKEEDPAAPAAS